The following proteins are co-located in the Pseudomonas fluorescens genome:
- a CDS encoding contractile injection system protein, VgrG/Pvc8 family, which translates to MAQGFTPIVEFYGANAALLNQRLMHWSHTDAAGIESDRLELTLNIEGLEGLPSLSGKIGLRVGYQESGLVEKGEFVITQRTPVLFPMRLMIVATAAPFSMLDASGYRQRRSASYGPTTLGALFRQLVSRHGFSPRVAPALEGIAIAHIDQSNESDMAFITRLARRYSAVTKPINALYVLAEAGQVKSLSGQLLPQVKLSVTQDNRPGDQAFITAKLDEKSRSKYMGSRVTWWDGAGGKQQIVEVGVAPFKTLRQRCQNEAEARAVAEGELRRVGREGLKLLIDCPGNPLLAAEGLLVLDETWPSYMQGQWSMKQVVHVGDPVTGYRSSITANGLSA; encoded by the coding sequence ATGGCACAGGGATTTACGCCGATCGTAGAGTTTTATGGCGCGAATGCCGCGCTGCTCAATCAACGCCTGATGCATTGGAGCCATACCGACGCCGCAGGCATCGAGTCTGACCGGCTGGAGTTGACCCTCAATATCGAAGGGCTGGAAGGTTTGCCCAGCCTGAGCGGCAAGATCGGTTTGCGCGTGGGTTACCAGGAATCGGGGTTGGTGGAAAAAGGCGAGTTCGTGATCACCCAGCGCACGCCCGTGCTGTTTCCCATGCGCTTGATGATCGTGGCGACTGCCGCGCCTTTCAGCATGCTCGACGCCAGCGGTTATCGCCAGCGTCGGTCCGCCAGTTACGGGCCAACCACGCTGGGCGCACTGTTTCGCCAACTGGTCAGTCGCCACGGGTTTTCACCGCGTGTGGCACCTGCGCTGGAAGGCATTGCGATTGCGCATATCGACCAGTCCAACGAAAGCGACATGGCGTTCATCACCCGCCTTGCCCGGCGCTACAGCGCGGTCACCAAACCGATCAACGCGTTGTATGTGCTGGCCGAAGCGGGGCAGGTCAAATCGCTGTCCGGCCAACTGTTACCGCAGGTGAAGCTGTCTGTGACCCAGGACAATCGTCCCGGTGACCAGGCCTTCATCACCGCCAAGCTCGACGAAAAGTCTCGCTCCAAATACATGGGCAGCCGCGTGACCTGGTGGGATGGCGCCGGTGGCAAACAACAGATCGTTGAGGTTGGGGTGGCCCCGTTCAAAACCTTGCGTCAGCGCTGCCAGAACGAAGCCGAGGCCCGTGCCGTGGCTGAAGGCGAACTGCGTCGTGTGGGACGCGAAGGCTTGAAACTGCTGATCGATTGCCCTGGCAACCCGCTGCTGGCCGCTGAGGGCTTGCTGGTGCTGGATGAAACCTGGCCTTCGTATATGCAGGGCCAGTGGTCGATGAAACAGGTGGTGCATGTTGGCGATCCGGTAACGGGGTATCGCAGTTCAATCACGGCGAATGGGTTGTCGGCATAG
- the recA gene encoding recombinase RecA, whose translation MDDNKKKALAAALGQIERQFGKGAVMRMGDHDRQAIPAISTGSLGLDIALGIGGLPKGRIVEIYGPESSGKTTLTLSVIAQAQKMGATCAFVDAEHALDPEYAGKLGVNVDDLLVSQPDTGEQALEITDMLVRSNAIDVIVVDSVAALVPKAEIEGEMGDMHVGLQARLMSQALRKITGNIKNANCLVIFINQIRMKIGVMFGSPETTTGGNALKFYASVRLDIRRTGAVKEGDEVVGSETRVKVVKNKVAPPFRQAEFQILYGKGIYLNGEMIDLGVLHGFVEKSGAWYAYNGSKIGQGKANSAKFLADNPDIAATLEKQIRDKLLTPAPDVKAAANREPVEEVEEVDTDI comes from the coding sequence ATGGACGACAACAAGAAGAAAGCCTTGGCTGCGGCCCTGGGTCAGATCGAACGTCAATTCGGCAAGGGTGCCGTAATGCGTATGGGCGATCACGACCGTCAGGCGATCCCGGCTATTTCCACTGGCTCTCTGGGTCTGGACATCGCACTCGGCATTGGCGGCCTGCCAAAAGGCCGTATCGTTGAAATCTACGGCCCTGAATCTTCCGGTAAAACCACCCTGACCCTGTCGGTGATTGCCCAGGCGCAAAAAATGGGCGCCACCTGTGCGTTCGTCGATGCCGAGCACGCTCTTGACCCTGAATACGCCGGCAAGCTGGGCGTCAACGTTGACGACCTGCTGGTTTCCCAGCCGGACACCGGTGAGCAAGCCCTGGAAATCACCGACATGCTGGTGCGCTCCAACGCCATCGACGTGATCGTGGTCGACTCCGTGGCTGCCCTGGTGCCGAAAGCTGAAATCGAAGGCGAAATGGGCGACATGCACGTGGGCCTGCAAGCCCGTCTGATGTCCCAGGCGCTGCGTAAAATCACCGGTAACATCAAGAACGCCAACTGCCTGGTGATCTTCATCAACCAGATCCGTATGAAGATTGGCGTGATGTTCGGCAGCCCGGAAACCACCACCGGTGGTAACGCGTTGAAGTTCTACGCTTCGGTCCGTCTGGATATCCGCCGTACTGGCGCGGTGAAGGAAGGTGACGAGGTGGTGGGTAGCGAAACCCGCGTTAAAGTTGTGAAGAACAAGGTGGCCCCGCCATTCCGTCAGGCTGAGTTCCAGATTCTCTACGGCAAGGGTATCTACCTGAACGGCGAGATGATCGACCTGGGCGTACTGCACGGTTTCGTCGAGAAGTCCGGTGCCTGGTATGCCTACAACGGCAGCAAGATCGGTCAGGGCAAGGCCAACTCGGCCAAGTTCCTGGCGGACAACCCGGATATCGCTGCCACGCTTGAGAAGCAGATTCGCGACAAGCTGCTGACCCCGGCACCAGACGTGAAAGCTGCTGCCAACCGCGAGCCGGTTGAAGAAGTAGAAGAAGTCGACACTGACATCTGA
- a CDS encoding PA3611 family quorum-sensing-regulated virulence factor yields MLRSMLRLVAPSVALALVLPMGAHAASLLEAQMNRKLQSVAAESNKDLPREIDEKTLEVAYTVEGMQLIDHLSVQPDRAEQMRANPKAVYFQLGQSVCLNKGYRELMAKGAVMRYEITENKTNRPVASVKFVEADCPAPAAAKKKK; encoded by the coding sequence ATGCTGCGTTCCATGCTGCGTCTTGTTGCCCCATCCGTCGCCCTTGCGCTGGTTCTGCCCATGGGCGCCCACGCGGCCTCGCTGCTGGAGGCCCAAATGAACAGGAAGCTGCAAAGCGTCGCGGCAGAAAGCAACAAGGACCTGCCCCGGGAAATCGATGAAAAAACCCTGGAAGTGGCCTACACCGTTGAAGGCATGCAACTGATCGATCACCTCAGTGTGCAACCTGATCGTGCCGAACAGATGCGCGCCAACCCGAAGGCCGTGTATTTCCAACTGGGCCAAAGCGTGTGCCTGAACAAGGGTTACCGCGAGTTGATGGCCAAGGGCGCAGTGATGCGCTATGAAATCACTGAGAACAAGACCAACCGCCCGGTGGCATCGGTCAAGTTTGTCGAAGCGGATTGCCCGGCGCCCGCTGCGGCCAAGAAGAAAAAGTAA
- a CDS encoding glycoside hydrolase family 19 protein, with product MVITLPQLLQVMPGARLSAGIFLSSLNAALLRYDISTPKRSAAFLAQIGHESGELRYVRELGSDQYLSKYDTGTLAARLGNTPETDGDGQKFRGRGLIQITGRRNYLACSQALFGDDRLLQQPQLLEQPQWACESAAWFWHSNGLNELADKDQFTTITRRINGGLNGLDERLQRWARAKAVLGVC from the coding sequence ATGGTGATAACGCTTCCTCAACTGCTTCAAGTGATGCCTGGAGCCCGCCTTAGCGCGGGTATTTTTTTATCTTCGTTAAACGCGGCGCTTCTTCGCTACGACATAAGCACGCCAAAACGCAGCGCCGCGTTCCTCGCCCAAATCGGCCATGAATCCGGCGAACTGCGCTACGTCCGCGAACTGGGCAGCGATCAATACTTGAGCAAATACGACACCGGCACCCTGGCCGCGCGTTTGGGCAACACCCCCGAAACCGACGGCGATGGCCAGAAGTTCCGGGGCAGGGGGCTTATTCAGATCACGGGGCGCCGCAACTACCTCGCCTGCAGCCAAGCGTTGTTCGGCGACGACCGCCTGTTGCAGCAACCGCAACTGCTGGAGCAGCCGCAATGGGCGTGTGAGTCCGCCGCATGGTTCTGGCACAGCAATGGTTTGAACGAACTCGCCGACAAAGACCAGTTCACCACCATTACCCGGCGCATCAATGGCGGGCTGAACGGGCTGGACGAGCGTTTGCAACGGTGGGCGCGGGCCAAGGCGGTGCTGGGCGTTTGCTGA
- the recX gene encoding recombination regulator RecX — MTVVLDTLVAVRRTAMDLLARREHGRVELTRKLRQRGAEPEMIESALDRLTEEGLLSEARYLESFVSYRARSGYGPARIREELSQRGLQRADIDLALRECGISWQSQLEDTWRRKFSGHLPIDARERAKQGRFLSYRGFSMEMISRLLSGRDMDD; from the coding sequence ATGACTGTTGTACTGGATACACTCGTCGCCGTTCGGCGCACTGCCATGGACCTGCTCGCTCGCCGCGAGCATGGTCGAGTCGAGCTGACGCGTAAACTGCGTCAGCGAGGCGCAGAGCCCGAGATGATCGAAAGCGCCCTCGACCGTTTGACGGAAGAGGGGCTGCTGTCGGAAGCCCGTTACCTTGAAAGCTTTGTCTCCTACCGAGCGCGCTCCGGCTATGGCCCTGCGCGAATTCGCGAAGAGCTGAGCCAGCGTGGCCTGCAACGTGCCGATATCGACCTCGCCCTGCGTGAGTGCGGTATCAGTTGGCAGTCGCAGCTGGAAGATACCTGGCGCCGCAAGTTTTCCGGGCATCTACCAATTGATGCCAGAGAGCGTGCGAAGCAAGGGCGCTTCCTGAGCTATCGCGGGTTTTCGATGGAGATGATCAGCCGCTTACTGAGCGGCCGTGACATGGATGACTGA
- a CDS encoding phage tail protein I, with protein sequence MSEPKASLLPGNSSPLEKALDLGFGQLLDRVIPPFPVLMNPLQTPGEFLPYLAADRGVSEWDADASEPEKRLTVALSWQIQRQAGMPKALSYAVESLGFTPNIIAWYQQRPSGLPYTFDIQAIIGRSWSSGDHNRLIRRINAAQSERDRATITIVHETSQGLRLAAAADPGLSILDDSQPGALPDMKLHSTGSFCSAAHTPLTDGELQLEGVLPEFGLAARLNSAGFARHFTINDYDLRAQP encoded by the coding sequence ATGAGTGAGCCCAAAGCGAGTTTGTTACCTGGCAACAGCTCACCGTTGGAAAAGGCCCTGGATTTGGGATTCGGGCAATTGCTCGACCGCGTCATTCCGCCGTTTCCGGTGTTGATGAATCCACTGCAAACGCCTGGCGAGTTTCTGCCTTACCTGGCCGCCGACCGAGGCGTCAGTGAATGGGATGCCGATGCCAGCGAACCTGAAAAACGTTTGACGGTCGCATTGTCCTGGCAGATTCAGCGCCAGGCGGGTATGCCCAAAGCATTGAGCTACGCGGTGGAGTCACTTGGATTCACCCCCAACATCATCGCCTGGTATCAGCAGCGTCCGTCGGGATTACCTTACACCTTCGACATACAGGCGATCATCGGGCGAAGTTGGTCCAGTGGTGATCACAACCGGCTGATTCGCCGCATCAACGCGGCACAAAGCGAACGCGACCGGGCGACGATCACCATCGTGCATGAAACCTCGCAGGGGTTGCGACTCGCCGCAGCGGCTGATCCGGGGCTGAGTATTCTGGACGACAGCCAACCGGGTGCTTTGCCCGACATGAAGCTACACAGCACTGGATCCTTCTGCAGCGCAGCTCACACACCACTGACTGATGGCGAGCTGCAGTTGGAAGGCGTGTTGCCTGAATTCGGGTTAGCCGCCCGGCTTAATAGTGCCGGTTTTGCCCGGCACTTCACCATTAACGACTACGACCTCAGGGCGCAGCCATGA
- a CDS encoding phage tail sheath protein, producing the protein MAEVLNFEHNGITVNATESPEAMGGLGDNVIGLVGTAPNAHASIPKNAPFRINSFTTQALLDPTGAESGTLFQAVYQILKVVKVPVYVVIVEEGATPADTINNVIGGNEPTTGRKLGLAALSSVPEDLTIIGAPGFTGTKAVAGEFAAFGKRIKARVVLDGKDASVADQVTYSGELGGADLGFDRCLLVHNMPSVYSKAAKKNVFLSPSSLAIAALAKVKQWESPGNQVTFAEDVSRVVEYNILDTSTEGDLLNRYGVSYYARTILGGFSLLGNRSITGKFISYVGLEDAISRKLVKAGQKAMAKNLTKSFMDQEVKRINDWLQTLVADETIPGGSVYLHPELNSVEKYKNGTWFIVIDYGRYAPNEHMIYQLNARDEIIEQFLEDVL; encoded by the coding sequence ATGGCTGAGGTTCTTAACTTCGAGCACAACGGCATCACTGTAAATGCCACTGAATCCCCGGAGGCCATGGGTGGCCTGGGCGATAACGTTATCGGTCTGGTCGGCACCGCGCCGAATGCCCACGCGTCGATCCCGAAAAACGCGCCGTTCCGCATCAACAGCTTCACCACCCAGGCACTGCTGGACCCGACCGGCGCTGAGTCGGGCACGCTGTTTCAGGCGGTTTACCAGATCCTCAAAGTGGTGAAGGTGCCGGTCTATGTGGTGATCGTGGAGGAGGGCGCAACCCCGGCCGATACGATCAACAATGTGATCGGCGGCAACGAGCCGACCACCGGCCGCAAGCTGGGCCTGGCGGCCTTGAGCAGCGTGCCTGAAGACCTGACCATCATTGGCGCCCCAGGCTTCACCGGCACCAAGGCCGTGGCCGGTGAGTTCGCTGCCTTTGGCAAGCGCATCAAGGCCCGTGTGGTGCTGGACGGCAAGGATGCGTCCGTCGCTGACCAAGTGACCTACAGCGGCGAGCTGGGCGGTGCCGACCTCGGTTTCGACCGCTGCCTGCTGGTGCACAACATGCCGTCGGTGTACTCCAAAGCGGCGAAGAAAAACGTGTTCCTGTCGCCATCCTCGCTGGCTATTGCTGCACTGGCCAAGGTCAAGCAGTGGGAAAGCCCAGGCAACCAGGTGACGTTCGCCGAGGACGTGTCCCGCGTGGTCGAGTACAACATCCTCGACACCTCGACCGAAGGCGATCTGCTCAACCGTTATGGCGTGAGCTACTACGCGCGCACCATCCTCGGTGGTTTCTCGCTGCTGGGTAACCGCTCCATCACTGGCAAGTTCATCAGCTATGTCGGCCTGGAAGATGCGATCAGCCGCAAGCTGGTCAAGGCCGGCCAGAAAGCCATGGCCAAGAACCTCACCAAGTCCTTCATGGACCAGGAAGTCAAGCGCATCAACGACTGGCTGCAAACCCTGGTGGCCGACGAAACCATTCCCGGCGGCAGTGTGTACCTGCACCCGGAACTGAACAGTGTCGAGAAGTACAAGAACGGCACCTGGTTCATCGTCATCGACTACGGTCGATACGCGCCAAACGAACACATGATTTATCAACTCAATGCCCGCGATGAAATCATCGAGCAGTTCCTGGAGGACGTTCTCTAA
- a CDS encoding phage major tail tube protein, with translation MFTNRVRQAIAATLQGLPLSATVEEFTPPKIEFDMEAMSGGRFIAEEMAKSGKVLGATLVLQGAGPEIMLALGVRLGDDILLNVREAGQDQDGKTYFTYHTVGGKLKSLAEAKLKMGDKVTTTLELSCRTYNRLENGISVIDIDVRTQKFVLNGVDILGDARRAVLMP, from the coding sequence ATGTTTACCAACCGTGTAAGACAGGCCATTGCGGCCACCCTTCAAGGCCTGCCGTTGTCCGCGACCGTGGAGGAGTTCACCCCGCCGAAGATCGAGTTCGACATGGAGGCCATGTCCGGCGGGCGCTTTATTGCCGAAGAAATGGCCAAGAGCGGCAAGGTGCTCGGCGCCACTTTGGTGCTGCAAGGGGCGGGGCCGGAAATCATGTTGGCCCTGGGCGTGCGCCTGGGTGACGACATCTTGCTCAACGTGCGTGAAGCCGGGCAAGACCAGGACGGCAAGACCTACTTCACCTACCACACCGTCGGCGGCAAATTGAAGTCCCTGGCCGAGGCGAAGCTGAAGATGGGCGATAAGGTCACCACCACCCTGGAATTGTCCTGCCGCACCTACAACCGTCTGGAAAATGGCATCTCGGTGATCGACATCGACGTGCGCACCCAGAAGTTTGTGCTTAACGGCGTCGACATTCTCGGCGATGCACGCCGCGCGGTGCTGATGCCGTAA
- a CDS encoding tail fiber assembly protein codes for MSEISSNESPSVGIAVPTPEIEWAAIRARRDQLLRSTDFTQLPDYPAIAAQRAEIAAYRKALRDIPEQAAEPSKIDWPVLPTFLK; via the coding sequence ATGTCTGAAATATCTAGCAATGAGAGTCCATCTGTAGGTATAGCTGTGCCGACGCCTGAAATTGAATGGGCAGCCATTCGTGCTCGTCGCGATCAACTATTGCGCTCAACCGACTTCACTCAATTGCCGGACTATCCTGCAATTGCGGCGCAGCGAGCAGAAATAGCGGCCTATCGTAAGGCTTTGCGTGACATCCCAGAGCAGGCGGCAGAACCTTCGAAGATTGACTGGCCCGTACTACCCACCTTCCTGAAGTAA
- a CDS encoding LOG family protein: MPYESNDHLHRHFDENGADLTQQVDAQLQLIAPNSPNIPLYRDMILTVLRMAQDDRNRWNAKITLQAIRELDNAFRVLEQFKDRRKVTVFGSARTPVESPLYALAREVGTLLAQSELMVITGGGGGIMAAAHEGAGLEHSLGFNINLPFEQHANPTIDGTENLLSFHFFFTRKLFFVKEADALVLCPGGFGTLDEALEVLTLIQTGKSPLVPVVLLDAPGGGFWQGALDFIRSQLEANRYILPTDLKLVRLVHSAEAAVDEINQFYANFHSTRWLKREFVVRMNHPLSERALAHLQSEFASLRLSGEFQQLAYTGEEHDEPRFSHLTRLVFNFNGRDQGRLRELVDYINLPENWAQAQGKTQQRVTPEPA, encoded by the coding sequence ATGCCTTACGAATCGAATGACCACCTGCACCGTCATTTTGACGAAAACGGGGCGGACCTCACGCAGCAGGTCGACGCACAACTCCAGTTGATCGCCCCCAACAGCCCGAATATCCCCCTTTATCGCGACATGATCCTCACCGTGCTGCGCATGGCCCAGGATGACCGCAACCGTTGGAATGCAAAAATCACGCTGCAGGCAATCCGCGAGCTGGATAACGCCTTCCGCGTGCTGGAACAGTTCAAGGACCGCCGCAAGGTCACGGTGTTTGGCTCGGCGCGCACACCGGTCGAAAGCCCGCTGTACGCCTTGGCAAGGGAAGTCGGCACGCTGCTGGCGCAATCCGAGCTGATGGTAATCACCGGCGGTGGCGGCGGCATCATGGCGGCTGCCCACGAGGGAGCAGGCCTGGAACACAGCCTGGGGTTCAACATCAACCTGCCGTTTGAACAGCACGCCAACCCGACCATTGATGGCACCGAGAACCTGCTGTCTTTCCACTTCTTCTTTACCCGCAAACTGTTCTTCGTCAAGGAAGCCGACGCATTGGTGCTGTGCCCGGGCGGTTTTGGCACGCTGGATGAAGCCCTTGAAGTGCTGACCCTGATCCAGACCGGCAAAAGCCCGCTGGTGCCGGTGGTATTGCTGGATGCACCCGGCGGTGGTTTCTGGCAAGGCGCACTGGACTTCATTCGCAGCCAACTGGAAGCCAATCGCTATATCCTGCCCACCGACCTCAAGCTGGTCCGCCTGGTGCACAGCGCTGAAGCAGCCGTGGACGAGATAAACCAGTTCTATGCCAACTTCCATTCCACACGCTGGTTGAAGCGTGAGTTTGTGGTGCGCATGAATCATCCGCTCAGTGAGCGTGCACTGGCCCACTTGCAGAGCGAGTTTGCCAGTCTACGGCTAAGTGGTGAGTTCCAGCAGCTGGCTTACACAGGCGAGGAACATGATGAACCCAGGTTCAGCCATTTGACCCGGCTGGTGTTCAACTTCAACGGCCGTGATCAGGGCCGGTTGCGGGAGTTGGTGGATTACATCAACTTGCCGGAGAACTGGGCACAGGCTCAGGGCAAGACCCAGCAGCGAGTAACGCCAGAGCCTGCGTGA
- a CDS encoding CinA family protein — MKEITQLAAELGRRLQVLNAHVTTAESCTGGGIAEAITRIPGSSAWFEAGYVTYSNRQKTRQLGVPEALFRKVGAVSQDVVEAMVRGAQERSLSRFAVAVSGVAGPDGGSPDKPVGTVWLAFGVGEDVSAELAHFPGNRDEVRRQTVKAALEGLLRRAAAEIENQG, encoded by the coding sequence GTGAAGGAAATCACTCAACTGGCTGCTGAACTGGGTCGCCGTTTGCAGGTGCTCAATGCTCACGTCACCACTGCCGAGTCCTGCACCGGCGGCGGTATTGCCGAAGCGATCACGCGGATTCCGGGCAGTTCGGCCTGGTTCGAGGCCGGGTATGTCACGTACTCCAATCGACAGAAGACCCGGCAGCTGGGTGTGCCGGAAGCATTGTTCCGCAAAGTCGGCGCCGTCAGCCAGGACGTGGTGGAGGCGATGGTCAGGGGCGCGCAGGAAAGAAGCCTGTCGCGCTTTGCCGTGGCCGTCAGCGGTGTCGCGGGGCCGGATGGCGGTTCGCCGGACAAGCCAGTGGGCACCGTATGGCTGGCGTTTGGTGTTGGCGAGGACGTGAGCGCTGAGCTTGCGCACTTCCCCGGCAACCGTGACGAGGTCCGCCGACAAACGGTAAAGGCCGCCCTGGAGGGCTTGTTGCGACGAGCTGCAGCAGAAATCGAAAATCAGGGGTAG
- a CDS encoding phage tail assembly protein: protein MAWMPPLHILLSPITADTGATIQQIQLKPLFYAAQKDALARAGDDEDEQFFELAKLATGLSEKELDQLKRPDYVSIAQYVHEMSTRPAAFFLDQHQEASHDEPVHLLLPLDAAGRSLTELSLEMPALRATKVMKKLTTNKERAEFITAHCTGLMIPDLAGLTVPDWTQLQERIDDFLNQPADFFRSATSK, encoded by the coding sequence ATGGCCTGGATGCCACCGCTGCACATTCTGCTGTCCCCGATCACCGCCGACACGGGCGCGACGATCCAGCAGATTCAACTCAAGCCGTTGTTTTACGCCGCGCAAAAAGACGCGCTGGCCCGGGCCGGTGATGACGAGGACGAGCAGTTTTTTGAACTGGCGAAACTCGCCACCGGCCTGTCGGAAAAAGAGCTCGACCAACTCAAGCGCCCGGACTACGTGAGCATCGCGCAGTACGTGCATGAAATGTCGACGCGCCCTGCGGCGTTCTTCCTGGATCAACACCAGGAGGCGTCCCACGACGAGCCCGTGCATCTGCTGCTGCCCCTCGACGCGGCCGGTCGCAGCCTCACCGAACTATCGCTGGAAATGCCCGCCTTGCGCGCCACCAAAGTGATGAAAAAACTCACCACCAACAAAGAGCGTGCCGAGTTCATCACCGCGCACTGCACCGGTTTGATGATCCCCGATCTCGCCGGCCTGACGGTGCCCGACTGGACGCAACTGCAGGAGCGCATCGACGATTTTTTAAATCAACCGGCGGACTTCTTTCGCAGCGCGACATCGAAGTAA
- a CDS encoding tail protein X: MRRVRSIAGDSVNLLLYRELGRCDDAAEETLWRLNPELAEYGPVLPAGVWVVVPEMQARPAAVRPVLAWD; this comes from the coding sequence ATGCGTAGAGTGCGAAGTATTGCCGGTGATTCGGTCAACCTGTTGCTCTACCGCGAATTGGGCCGTTGCGATGACGCGGCGGAAGAAACCCTTTGGCGCCTGAACCCCGAACTTGCCGAGTACGGGCCGGTACTGCCCGCCGGTGTGTGGGTCGTCGTGCCGGAAATGCAAGCGCGGCCGGCTGCTGTGCGGCCTGTTCTGGCGTGGGATTAA
- a CDS encoding phage tail protein produces MTDDITRLVRFTSKGLDEVLQAKNQGLKGEITHIGAGTGRYNPDGTEVALRDERQRAAIVDYEDLSNRQLRMAALFDGEAEYEIGEFGFYLASGTLLAVYSVAGKLLTYKAAAARVLQKFTLDISPLPVDSVTIVVGSDNLNILLGEDIAVLATANIDNMARHTELLFRVMSLESGR; encoded by the coding sequence ATGACAGATGACATTACGCGCCTGGTGCGCTTCACCTCCAAGGGTTTGGATGAAGTGCTGCAGGCAAAGAACCAGGGTTTGAAAGGCGAAATCACCCATATCGGTGCTGGCACCGGCCGCTACAACCCAGACGGCACAGAAGTGGCTTTGCGTGATGAGCGCCAACGGGCCGCCATCGTGGATTACGAGGACCTGAGCAACCGGCAACTCAGAATGGCCGCGCTGTTTGATGGCGAGGCCGAATATGAGATTGGCGAGTTTGGTTTTTACCTCGCCAGTGGGACCTTGCTGGCGGTGTATTCCGTGGCGGGGAAGTTGCTGACCTATAAAGCGGCAGCGGCGCGGGTGCTGCAGAAGTTTACGCTGGATATTTCACCGTTGCCGGTGGACAGCGTGACGATTGTGGTGGGGAGTGACAACCTCAATATTTTGTTGGGGGAGGATATTGCAGTGCTAGCGACGGCGAATATCGACAACATGGCGCGTCATACTGAGTTGCTGTTTCGTGTGATGTCGCTGGAATCTGGCCGTTAA
- a CDS encoding phage tail protein produces the protein MRQQMVLGEFIFGLSRGFAYSSLVRTSDGGWSDLAIIASKPQSRQSGQKLEKLTFTGAAMYAIGMQRLDELRALQNARIPLPLVDGIGRNWGLWRINSVMETQSNVIDDGTAMVMAWTMELEEFVNA, from the coding sequence ATGCGACAACAAATGGTCCTCGGCGAGTTTATTTTTGGCCTGTCCCGAGGCTTCGCCTATTCCTCGCTGGTGCGTACCAGCGACGGTGGCTGGAGTGACCTGGCGATTATTGCCAGCAAGCCCCAGTCGCGGCAAAGCGGCCAGAAGCTGGAGAAACTCACGTTCACTGGGGCAGCGATGTACGCCATCGGCATGCAGCGCCTGGACGAGTTACGCGCCCTGCAAAATGCCCGGATACCGTTGCCGCTGGTCGATGGCATCGGCCGTAACTGGGGCCTGTGGCGAATCAACTCGGTGATGGAAACCCAAAGCAACGTGATTGATGACGGCACGGCCATGGTCATGGCCTGGACTATGGAACTGGAGGAATTCGTCAATGCGTAG
- a CDS encoding tRNA-uridine aminocarboxypropyltransferase: MSHAVSRLRTQRLARAVRPFLNRGSRAERCPGCRVIPEYCLCAWRPTVQARSAMCLLMHDVEPMKPSNTGWLIADVIADTTAFAWSRTEVDPELLTLLADPQWQPYIVFPGEFVAPERVVSEAVVEKGKRPLFILLDGTWSEARKMFRKSPYLEHLPVLSLAPEQLSRYKLRRSKRDDHFCTAEVAALCLELADDLAASEVLDAYLDVFSTHYLAAKFNLSLDSTDSVHTRLAPYIPVR; the protein is encoded by the coding sequence ATGAGCCACGCCGTCTCCCGCTTGCGTACCCAGCGCCTTGCGCGGGCCGTCAGGCCGTTTCTCAACCGCGGCTCGCGCGCCGAGCGTTGCCCTGGTTGCCGGGTGATTCCCGAGTACTGCCTGTGCGCCTGGCGCCCGACGGTGCAGGCTCGATCCGCCATGTGCCTGCTGATGCACGATGTCGAACCGATGAAACCCAGTAACACTGGCTGGCTGATCGCCGACGTAATCGCTGATACCACCGCGTTTGCCTGGTCGCGCACCGAGGTTGATCCCGAATTACTGACGCTGCTGGCCGACCCGCAGTGGCAGCCCTATATCGTGTTTCCGGGCGAGTTTGTGGCCCCTGAGCGGGTTGTCAGCGAAGCAGTGGTTGAGAAGGGTAAACGCCCGCTGTTCATCCTGTTGGATGGCACCTGGAGCGAAGCGCGCAAGATGTTCCGCAAAAGCCCCTACCTGGAACACCTGCCCGTTCTGAGCCTGGCGCCCGAGCAGTTGTCGCGCTACAAGCTGCGTCGTTCCAAGCGTGACGATCACTTCTGCACCGCCGAAGTGGCCGCGCTGTGCCTGGAACTGGCTGACGACCTGGCCGCCAGCGAAGTGCTCGACGCTTACCTCGACGTGTTCAGCACCCATTACCTTGCGGCCAAGTTCAACTTATCACTGGACTCGACGGATAGCGTCCATACTCGTCTTGCACCCTATATCCCGGTGCGATAA